The stretch of DNA GTGACGTCGATCGCCCCGGCGATTCAATTTGGCTTCACACCCCTCATGTGCGAGGCCGATCCTGACACCTTCGGCCTCGACCTGAACCATCTGGAAGATCTCCTACAACGCCATGACGCGCACACGGTGTTGCTCGTTCAAGTTCTCGGCGTCCCGCATCGCATGCAGGAACTGCAGGCCCTGAAGGACCGGTACGGGTTTTACCTGCTCGAAGATGCCTGTGCCGCCATCGGAGCGGAATATGGCGGCAAGAAGGTCGGCACATTCGGCGACATGGCGAGCTTCTCCTTCTATTTCGGCCATCAGATGTCCACGATTGAAGGCGGCATGGTGTCGACCAGCGACAAGCATCTGGCGGACATGCTCCTGATGCTGCGCAGCCACGGCTGGAGCAAGGATCTCGACCGGAGCAGCCATCAGGAGTTGGTGACGCAGTACCAGGTCGACGATTTCCATTCCCCCTTTGTGTTTTACGAACCGGGGTTCAATCTGCGCTCTACCGATCTCAATGCGTTTATTGGCATCGAACAACTTCACAAATTGGATGGGATGACCGAGCGACGACAGGCCAATCACGAACGGTACCTACAGCACCTCGGTGGCCGGTTTTACACGCAGCGCCCACCAGCGGGCTCTAAGGTGGCGAGTATCTCGTTCGGATTACTCGCCGATTCGACTGAGCAACGCCGTCGGATCGTCCGGGCATTGGTCACAGAAGGGGTGGAAACGAGAATTTTCTCCGCCGGCAATCTGGGGCTCCATCCGTTCTGGATGAACCGCTACGGGAAAGCCAGCTTCCCGGTGGCGGACCGCGTGCATCATTGCGGGTTCTTTCTGCCCAATCACGCCTCCATGAACGAACAGGATGTGGCTCATATCGCGCGCATCGTCCTGGAGGCGGCATGACGGAATGTCCGCATTTTCCTGACTATTTATGGAGAGGGGAGCCCGTTCGATCATGAAGACAACCGTACCCCATGTGCTCGTGACCGGCGGCGCCGGTTATCTCGGTTCCGTGCTCAGCAGACGGTTATTGGATCGAGGCTACAGGGTCACCGTCCTCGACAATTTCATGTATCGGCAGAACAGTCTGATGGACTGTTGTGGCGACGAGGGCTTTCAGGTGGTGCGAGGCGACTGCCGCGACGAACGGCTGCTGATCGATCTCCTGCGAACCGCCGACCTCATCATTCCATTGGCTGCATTGGTCGGGGCGCCACTCTGCGACCGGGACCGAGTCGGGGCGTATACCGTCAACTTCGAAGCCGTGCAGCTCCTTTGCAAACTGTCGTCACCGCAGCAGCGGATTATTTTCCCCGTCACAAACAGCGGGTATGGAATCGGGCAACCGGGAGTCCCCTGTACGGAAGAGTCGCCGCTTCGCCCCATCAGCCTCTATGGCGAGACGAAAGTCAAAGCCGAGCGGGTCGTGCTGGATCGAGGGAACGCGATCACCCTGCGCCTGGCCACGGTATTCGGCGTATCTCCGAGAATGCGGATGGATTTGCTGGTCAACGATTTTGTCTGGCGCGCCGTGCAGGATCGCGCGGTGGTCGTGTTCGAGGGGCACTGCAAGCGCAACTACATTCATATCCGAGATGTCGTGCGGACGTTCCTGCATGCCATCGACCATTTCGATCAGATGAAAGATCGTCCCTACAACGTGGGGCTGGACGATGCCAATCTGTCGAAACTTGAACTGTGCCGGGTTATCCAGCGTCTCATTCCGCATTTCGTGTCCTTCGAGGCAGCGATCGGCGAAGACCCGGATAAGCGCGACTACATCGTGTCCAACCAACGGCTGCTCACGACTGGGTTCACGCCGGAGTGGTCGCTGGAGCGGGGCATTCGTGAATTGATCAAGTGCTACACGATTATCAAAGCCGGTCAATATGCCAATGTCTGATTCGATGCCAGGCCGACGGGGAGGGCAGCGATGATTATCAGCCGTACGCCTTTTCGAATGTCCTTCTTCGGTGGCGGCACTGACTATCCCGTGTGGTTTCGTGAGCATGGCGGGGCTGTGCTCGCCACGACGATCGATAAATATTGCTACATCAGCTGCCGCCGCTTGCCCCCGTTTTTCGAACATCGAACGCGCATTGCCTATTCACGCATCGAACATGTGAAGAATAATGACGAGATCGAGCATCCCGCCGTTCGTGGCGTGCTGAAGTATCTCAATATCAACGACGGCCTGGAGATTCATCATGACGGAGACCTGCCTGCCCGCACAGGGTTGGGATCCAGCTCGTCGTTCACCGTCGGCTTGCTCCATACCCTCTATGCTCTTCAACACATCATGCCCAGTAAGGAACAGTTGGCGCAGGCGGCCATCCATGTCGAACAGAACGTGCTCGGCGAAGCCGTCGGGTGTCAGGATCAGGTCCTCGCGGCGCATGGCAGTCTCTGCAAGGCCACGTTTTTTCAGAATGGAGAGATCGGCCATACCCCCATCATCATGCAGCCCGACCGGCTGGCCGCCTTCCAGAGCCACCTGCAACTCTACTTCACGGGATTCTCCCGCATTGCCTCGGAAGTGGCGCGCGAGCAGATCGATTGCACGAAGCAACGCACAGCCGAACTGTTTGCCATGCTGCAGATGGTGGAAGAAGGCATCGGCATTCTCACCGGTAGCGGCGATTTGTCCGCATTTGGAACCTTGCTACACGAAGCCTGGATGCTCAAACGGCGCTTGACGTCGCGTATCACGACGCCGGCGATCGATGAGATCTACACAGCAGCCAGAGCGGCCGGTGCATTGGGTGGAAAATTACTCGGCGCCGGGGGCGGTGGATTTATGCTGCTGTTTGCCAAGCCGGAGGACCACGAACGCATTCGAGGGGCCCTGCCCGGCTTGTTGCAGGTTCCATTCAAATTTGAAGGTCTGGGCACACAGATCGTGTTCTATCAGGAGGATCATCTCATGCTCGACGACGTCTGGGCTCAGACCTCGGCCGATATGGCCTCCCGTCTGAAGACCGCGTTGATCGGAAAGGCAGCGTGAAGATGGGGCAGGTGGCGGATTGCGATGTGATCATTCTGTGTGGAGGCCTCGGCAGCCGCCTGCAATCGGTGGTGGCGGACCGGCCGAAATCGATGGCGGAGGTTCATGGCCGGCCGTTTGTGTCATTGCTCGTCGAACACTTCCTACGCCACGGGGCACGTCGATTCATCTTTAGCACCGGGTATATGGGGGAGATGATCGAGGAGTGGTTTGGCCGCCACCGGGGTGGGTATGAAACCCTGTTCGTCCGCGATCCTGCTCCTCTGGGAACGGGCGGTGCAGCAGCGAAAGCCATGACACTGGTTCGGAGCAATCCGTTTCTTGTGCTGAACGGTGATTCATTGTGCGAAATCAACCCGGATCGACTGTTGCAATTTCATGCCAGGAAACGCGCTCGCGCAACGATGACGCTTACACCAGCCGACTCGCGCGTGGACACCGGAGCGGTGACGCTTGGAGAAGACGATCGCGTCCTGTCGATGGTCGAAAAGCCGCGCGCTCGGACAGCGGGATACCACAACGCCGGCATCTATGTGTTTGATCGTACTGTTGAGACGCTGTTTCCGACGACGGCTGCCTGGTCGTTGGAGCGTGAACTTTTTCCCCGACTCATCACCGAACCCTGCTATGGCTTCGTCACAGCCAGCCCACTGTATGACATCGGAACACCGGAACGCCTGGCGCACTTTCGAGCGACATGGAAAGACACCTCAGCCTATTTCCCGGCATCACCGGTTCATCAGACACAAGGATCGATGTTGTAATGGCCCACCACACAGAACCCATTCCACAGACTGCGCATGGATTGAACTTTTCCGCGCGCGGGGCACGTTTAATCGGGCAAGAGATGTTTCGGGTGATGGATCGGGCTCAAGTCTTGGAACGGCAGGGGCATCGGATCTATCACTTGGAACTCGGCAATCCTCGCCTCGCGCCGCCGAGCGCCATTGTCGACAGCGCCATACAGGCCCTCCGAGAACAGCATCTCGGATATGCGCCGACGGCGGGGGTGAAAGAATTGCGCGCGGCGCTTGCCGATCGATATGCTTCGTTAACGGGCCAGGCGTTGACTGACGCGCACGTCGTCAT from Nitrospira sp. encodes:
- a CDS encoding sugar phosphate nucleotidyltransferase codes for the protein MGQVADCDVIILCGGLGSRLQSVVADRPKSMAEVHGRPFVSLLVEHFLRHGARRFIFSTGYMGEMIEEWFGRHRGGYETLFVRDPAPLGTGGAAAKAMTLVRSNPFLVLNGDSLCEINPDRLLQFHARKRARATMTLTPADSRVDTGAVTLGEDDRVLSMVEKPRARTAGYHNAGIYVFDRTVETLFPTTAAWSLERELFPRLITEPCYGFVTASPLYDIGTPERLAHFRATWKDTSAYFPASPVHQTQGSML
- a CDS encoding DegT/DnrJ/EryC1/StrS family aminotransferase, which gives rise to MTLHAQSAKLNPRWCLAQDTIDRQDIDHLIEWLRTYPRLTKGAVTLDFERQWSEWLGRPYSVHCNSGSSANLLMYYALLRSGKLRNTNVIVPSVGWVTSIAPAIQFGFTPLMCEADPDTFGLDLNHLEDLLQRHDAHTVLLVQVLGVPHRMQELQALKDRYGFYLLEDACAAIGAEYGGKKVGTFGDMASFSFYFGHQMSTIEGGMVSTSDKHLADMLLMLRSHGWSKDLDRSSHQELVTQYQVDDFHSPFVFYEPGFNLRSTDLNAFIGIEQLHKLDGMTERRQANHERYLQHLGGRFYTQRPPAGSKVASISFGLLADSTEQRRRIVRALVTEGVETRIFSAGNLGLHPFWMNRYGKASFPVADRVHHCGFFLPNHASMNEQDVAHIARIVLEAA
- a CDS encoding SDR family oxidoreductase; translated protein: MKTTVPHVLVTGGAGYLGSVLSRRLLDRGYRVTVLDNFMYRQNSLMDCCGDEGFQVVRGDCRDERLLIDLLRTADLIIPLAALVGAPLCDRDRVGAYTVNFEAVQLLCKLSSPQQRIIFPVTNSGYGIGQPGVPCTEESPLRPISLYGETKVKAERVVLDRGNAITLRLATVFGVSPRMRMDLLVNDFVWRAVQDRAVVVFEGHCKRNYIHIRDVVRTFLHAIDHFDQMKDRPYNVGLDDANLSKLELCRVIQRLIPHFVSFEAAIGEDPDKRDYIVSNQRLLTTGFTPEWSLERGIRELIKCYTIIKAGQYANV
- a CDS encoding kinase, which translates into the protein MIISRTPFRMSFFGGGTDYPVWFREHGGAVLATTIDKYCYISCRRLPPFFEHRTRIAYSRIEHVKNNDEIEHPAVRGVLKYLNINDGLEIHHDGDLPARTGLGSSSSFTVGLLHTLYALQHIMPSKEQLAQAAIHVEQNVLGEAVGCQDQVLAAHGSLCKATFFQNGEIGHTPIIMQPDRLAAFQSHLQLYFTGFSRIASEVAREQIDCTKQRTAELFAMLQMVEEGIGILTGSGDLSAFGTLLHEAWMLKRRLTSRITTPAIDEIYTAARAAGALGGKLLGAGGGGFMLLFAKPEDHERIRGALPGLLQVPFKFEGLGTQIVFYQEDHLMLDDVWAQTSADMASRLKTALIGKAA